The genomic interval CTTGACTTCGCTGGTTTCTTAGGGCAGGAGATAGCTGATCGTGAGGCAGACTTACAAGTCGTCATTGAGCCGGACTTTTCACAATTACCTCCTTTTAGGCCAAAAGCAGAAGCTTCTAAAGTGCGCGAAGCTGTCCGGTTGCTACGCGAGGCCGCAAGGCCAGTAATAGTTGCAGGCGGTGGTGTCACGGCTTCAGATGCAGGGTCAGAGTTAGTGGAGTTAGTCGAGAAGTTAAAAATCCCGGTAGCAACCTCGTTAAATGCAAAGGACCAAATTCGTTACGATCACCCGCTCTTGGTGGGTGTTTGTGGACAGTATTCAAGAGAGTGTGCCAATCGGGCAGTAGCTGAATCAGATCTTGTCTTCTTCATCGGTAGTCAAGCCGGTGGCATGGTCACAAACGACTACACAATTCCGCCCTCAGGCACTCGTGTTATGCAACTCGACATCAACGCCTCGGAGTTAGGTCGAAACTTTCCACTCACTCTGGGACTACAAGGTGACGTCAGAGCATCTTTGAAGAGCATGATTGATGAAGCCGAGCCAGTTACTCAAAGGGACCCCTGGATTAATCGTATACAGGCATTGGTGAGTGAATGGCGTCAAGGGGTTGCCCCTGAAGTGGAGTCTAACCGGGAACCGATGATGCCGCAGCAGCTTTGCGGGGAGCTCACTGAGTACTTACCCGAAGACGCAATCCTTGTTTCAGATACTGGTCACTCAGGTATTTGGACAGGAACCATGGTGGACCTGAAATACCCGGAACAGAGATATATACGATGCGCTGGATCGCTCGGTTGGGGACTACCCGCCGCGATTGGAGCCAAGGCTGCTGCTCCGGAACGACCGGTAATGTGTTTTACAGGTGATGGGGGTATCTGGTGGCATTTATCTGAATTAGAATCTGCTTTGAAGGCAGGTATCCCAACTGTGACAGTTATCAATAACAATCATTCACTTAACCAAGAGCAGGGCGGTGTCGAAAGTACCTATGGAGGTAGGACGACTGGTTCAGATGAACTTTGGTTATTCCCGGAAACTGACTTCGCTGGAATAGCTAAGTCGATGGGTTGTTTTGGGGTCACTGTTAATAAGCCGAGTGAGCTACCCACTGCGCTTGATCAGGCTTTTGCGGATGGTAGACCTGCAGTGGTTGATGTAAAAACTCACCTTGAGGGTATAGCACCCAGAGCGTGGGCACCACCAGAAAAATAACCTAGATTATTGCCTTCAAGGTTGAAGTCACCGAGTGTAAATCATATAAGGCAGCATTTACCTGGCTCTTTTATTTGTAATTACAACACGACTTAATCATTTTGAGCTTGCGAAGGAACCCACCCTGTGGTGTTAGTCGTCCGTGTCCTCCCCAAAGCCAAGATGATGGCGCATTGCTAAGGGAGTAGCCGCTAGGAGACCACCATCGACAGTGAGAGTTTGGCCGGATACGTAGCGGGATTCTTCGCTTGCGAAGTAAACACCAGCCCAAGCTATATCCCAGGCGTTCCCTTCAATTCCGAGTGGTGAACCTAAACGTCTGAGATCGCGCACTTCATCGGAAATATGGCTGACAAATGGAGCATGGATCATGCCGGGGGCAATACAGTTGACCCGGACGCCATCACGTCCGTGGTGCACAGCCATATGACGAGTAAGGTTAATTATTCCTCCCTTGGCAGCCGCGTACGGTGTGTTAGGCCAAACACCTGCAGCTTGACCGTCTATCGATGAAATGTTGATTATCGAGCCACCTCCACAACCAATCATTTTTGGGATGGCGTGTTTGCTGGTCAGCATTACACTCTTGAGGTTTACCTTAATAGCAAGGTCCCATTGGTCTTCGTCTACATCAACAACCGTTCCCCCACTCCCTAATCCAACGTTGTTAAACAAGACGTGAAGGCCACCAAAAAGGTTTACAGCTGTTTCAACCATTTCTTTGCAGGATGCGTTATCAGTAACGTCTGCCTTGAATGCAGAAGCGGTACCGCCTTCTTCT from Trueperaceae bacterium carries:
- a CDS encoding short-chain dehydrogenase; translation: MKTPERLKGKVAIVTGGGSRGELVGTGQATAILMAQHGATVLVADRDLNNANETVATIEEEGGTASAFKADVTDNASCKEMVETAVNLFGGLHVLFNNVGLGSGGTVVDVDEDQWDLAIKVNLKSVMLTSKHAIPKMIGCGGGSIINISSIDGQAAGVWPNTPYAAAKGGIINLTRHMAVHHGRDGVRVNCIAPGMIHAPFVSHISDEVRDLRRLGSPLGIEGNAWDIAWAGVYFASEESRYVSGQTLTVDGGLLAATPLAMRHHLGFGEDTDD
- a CDS encoding acetolactate synthase, producing MSIMSGGRFLAETVYGHGIDHVFFVPYIAPRALMEMEKLGIKRVQAHGEKAAAYMADGYARIRRGPGICMAQSVGAVNLSAGLQDAFLASSPVLAITGRQVQKHQHRHAYQEVDHSRPFDAVTKYNVLVDHLDQLPLFLRQAFREATTGTPGPVHLDFAGFLGQEIADREADLQVVIEPDFSQLPPFRPKAEASKVREAVRLLREAARPVIVAGGGVTASDAGSELVELVEKLKIPVATSLNAKDQIRYDHPLLVGVCGQYSRECANRAVAESDLVFFIGSQAGGMVTNDYTIPPSGTRVMQLDINASELGRNFPLTLGLQGDVRASLKSMIDEAEPVTQRDPWINRIQALVSEWRQGVAPEVESNREPMMPQQLCGELTEYLPEDAILVSDTGHSGIWTGTMVDLKYPEQRYIRCAGSLGWGLPAAIGAKAAAPERPVMCFTGDGGIWWHLSELESALKAGIPTVTVINNNHSLNQEQGGVESTYGGRTTGSDELWLFPETDFAGIAKSMGCFGVTVNKPSELPTALDQAFADGRPAVVDVKTHLEGIAPRAWAPPEK